A stretch of DNA from Microlunatus sp. Gsoil 973:
TTGTTGATCAACTGGAGTCTTTCGAAGCCTCGCCCGTTCACGATGCAAGAGAGGCGGCGCTCCGCCCGTAGGACGTTCGGTTCCCGGTGATCGTTTCGTTGCCGTGCACCAACATCACGGCCAGATATCGTCGCCGCAAGTGGATCCCTTCCGGACGTCCGATTCCGCGCTGAGCGGGTTGCCCGGTGAGGCTGCCCGTTGGCGTGCCGGGCTAAGGACCGCGACGGCCGACTGTCAGCTCTGTCGGCCGGGTAACCTCTTGCGGTACAAGTCGCCTGCCTGTGTGAGGATGGCGATCGTGGGATATCCGAACAAGGACGTTGCGGAGCTGTTCGAGCAGACAGGTCAGCGATTGGTTGACCGAATGGCTGGCCTCACTGACGACGAGTGGATATGGCGGCCGATCTCCGACGATGAGAAGGTGACAGTCCGGTGGCGACTTGACCACATTGCGGAGGCAGTTGGTGGGAGACGTAACTGGGAGTGGGTCGGCGCTCCTGCGTCCGACGCACCCAAGCTGTCGCCGGCTGAATCGGCCCGGACGGCCGTGAAGACCGCGCAGAGCGTTATGGATGAGTTTGTTGCGCTGATCCGTCGACCGGACCTCGATCTTGATCAGCCGATCGGGCCAATCGCTGGTCCGTACGGCGATGTCCCACGCAGGGGGCTGGTTCTGCATACGCTCGATGAGCTCATCCACCACGCGGCGGAAACCGCACTGATCCGGGATCTGTACGCCGCCCGGTAATCGATCCCTTCTGCAACACTGATTTCACGCTCCGGTCGCTGCCCGGTCAGCGTGCCCGATGATCTGTCCGTCGACGGACGTCGCCGGGCGGTCGACGTCCGCGTCCGCTGAGCAACTGTCACCGGGCAGGGAACGGTGACCGGGCAGGGGCGACCACTGGGTAGGCAACCGTTCGCCGGCGAGAAAGCACGTTCGACCGGCAGTACCTGTGGCTTCATGTGTAGGGCGCCCGGATGTTCCAAAGCCGCATCAACGACGTAATGGGCGATACAGTCGCTCGGGTGCGGATTCGCCCGATTGGCCTCGTGGACGTTCTGGTCTACGTGGTGGTTCTGGGCGTGTTCATTCAGCTGTTCCCGGACGTAATTTCCGAGTCGTTCTTGCTTGCCCTTCTGACCGCGGTCTTGCTGAAGCTCGTCCTCGAGGTCGTGCTGTGGGTGAAGAAGAAGGTCGTGAACAGGATCCGGACGGCCGAGACCTTGTTGATTCGTATCGTCAGCGCGATCACGCTTCTGTTGGTGCTCCCGGGGAGCAAGTTCCTGGTACTTGAATTGGTGGCGCTAGCGTTCGGCGGCTACGTCCGCCTGGGCGGCTTCTTCCAGGTGACCGCGCTGATCATCGTCCTCATGCTAGCCCGCGGCGGTGTGCGCCGCCTGTTCGCAACCACCGAGACGACGCCTCAATCCCTATCAAAGCCCGGTGGCTCGGACCTGAAGTAGAACCCTGGCGGCGACAGCAAAAAGACGCAGGGTGCGCTGAGCGTTAGTCATGGATTCTGCGCTGTCGAGGGTGACGACGTCGACCGGCTGTTCGCTGATCGGACGCGCTGCATTGGCTCCATGTTCCGGGCACGACCTCGACATAGTGTCTTCCGGCTGCTGGATGGAGCAGCTCACGGACTCGGGATTGGTAGCGGGCGTAGAACGGCTCCTCGGCAAGCGTGTCGAGTATGCGCATCAACTCCTCGGGCTGCGATTGGTGATCGACATCGGTAAAGCCGTGCACCGGCCCTCCTCGTAGGTGGTCGACGTGCGCCGCGGACGCCGCTGGGACGCTAGTCCCAGTCGTCGTTAGGGCCCAGTACAAGGTGGACACGCAACTGCCCGGTGATCGATCGGCAAACGCAACGCGGAAGTTCGGGCTGCGAGTTGCCTCGAGCCTTGGTCGTGGGCTTAGCTGCAATCGCCTGCTCCGAGCGAGATCACGGCTCGGTGCTCGGTTGGTCCCAAGGAACTGGTCACCTTGACCGGGACGCAGGCGGTACGGCGGTCCCGAAGGACAAATCCGCCCACCCACCAGTAGCCTGGCGGACCGCTCTTGCTGCAGCTGCGGTAGGTGACCGCGCGGGACCCTCGGTTTGGTCCGGACTCGGTGATAATTGCGGCGTATTTGGCCGCCCGTCCCTGGATCGACACGGTGGCCGACACGCCGGGCCGAAGTTGGGCGCCGCTCTTGAAGAAGTAACCTGAGCCCCAGTTCGGTCTCTCGGCCGCGTGCGCCCGGTAGTATTTCAGCCCGGCATAGCTCAACGGGCCGATGGCCACATCGCCCGAGTGCGAGAACGCCTTGGTCGTGATTTCGCGTGCCTGATGGCAACTGTCGATGAACGGCTCCACCCGTTCAGTCCCCGTTGTTGCGGCTGTCGGAAGCGAGGACGACGAATCTGCCGGGGTCGCGGTCGACGTGGTGGCCGCCGGAGACTCGCGTCCGGGGTCGTTCGGCTGGCCGGTGCATGCTGCCAATAAGACCAGAGCACCGACCTCCAGCACCTCGGACCAGCGGGCACGCGGCGTCCGCGTGCCGATTGCCGATACGCTGGGAGCCTGATCTGAGTCCGGCATGCAGTGAGGCTACGACCTCGACGCGGACGGAACTGGTCGGGACCTGTGAAGCCGTCCGGCCAGACGATCCGTAAGAAGCACAACACCTGTAGCTTCAACGTCTCTGGCAGGTCCTGATCTGAGTACTCCCGAAACTGGATCGCAGCGGCGTCGTCGGCCATGGCACGAGGTTCCACTGCGGCTGTTTCCGCTACAACTGATTACCGCCCGGTGAAGGATCCGCTTCCGGCGACGATGCGGGGTCGTGATCTTGACGTCCCGGGGCGAACGGCTTGCGCGACTGCAGCATCGGACCGCTCGACCGCGGCAAGATAGCCACGGATTGACCTGCTGGAGCGTAGTCAGCATGGTTTTCCGACGGGCACTTTGACGCGTCGGTGCTGTGGTGGCTTGCCTCGTTGCAGGATGTCAAGAGTGACGCAGCGCGGCTCGTGGACGAGGATTCCACCGGCGTAGCCGGTGGAATCGGAGCCGCATCTGGTCAGCGTCACGGAGTGCGCTGCTTCGCGTAGTACCTCCTGATCGGACGGCCCGTTCTGCCAAGTCTGACGGTCGGTGTAGTACAGCAAGGCCGTGCTCGGTTGCAATACCCGCAGCGTTGTCGTCTTCGTCGCGTGCGGCGTGACGTAGGTGTAGGTCTTGAAGAAGGTGTACTCGCCGTTCTTCGGAAGCGTGCGGAAGTCTCTTGCCGAAATGCCATGCTGCCAAGCGTCGGAACCGAGGCCAAGCGTGGCTGAGCCGCTTGCCTCACCTCCGAGTTGGTCAGCGCAGGAGAGTCTGATTGGCGATCGGCGCGGCGGCCGCGTTCCGGCGGAGTTGACGGCGGTGCTCGGCGACGCGGAGGCAGACCGTTCAGCGTTCCCGTGACCTGCTGGCGATGTGCAACCGGCGGTGGCGATCGTTGCCAGTGCCACAAGCAGTACTCCGGTCACTGCCCGTTTCGACACCTGTTTACCCCTCCGAACCGGCGTCTTCGAAACCGACCCTATGGCGTCGGTGGTTGCCTTGTCTGACAACGCCATCGTGAGCCATCGGTGCTTTGGAGATTACCGGGCATCCCCGGCTCAATGGGACGCCTGCAACCGGATCCTTGCCGACATTCCAAATCCACCGATAGCCAGTTGCCTGTGTGAAGTTGCCGATCGTCTGCCGGGACCATCTGGACGCAGTTCTTCGGGCTACTTGGTGTCCTTGCGGAAGGTGATCCAGCTAGGCAGGTAGCCGAGTTCTTCATAGAGGCGTTGGGCTGGTGTGTTGCCGGCATGCATATTGAGTCGGATGGTGTGGCAGCCATGCTATCTAGCCCATTGACCCGCCCCGGAGTTTCCGGAGACCGGATTTTGTGGTTCAGCCGGTTTGGCTGAGCCGGGCTTGGTGGGTGTAGTGGAACTGTTCGGCTTGGACCGGGGTGAAGTCATCGATCGACTCGTGGGTGCGTTCGGTGTTGAACCAGTGCACCCAGTCCAGGGTCTGGATCTCGACATGATCACGGCCCCGCCAAGGCCCGCCCGGCCAGATCAGTTCGCTCTTGTAGAGGCCGATCTGGGACTCGGCCAGGGCGTTATCGTAGGCGTCCCCGACGGTGCCGACGGAGGCATCGACGCCGGCATCGACCAGCCGCTGGGTGAAGGCGATCGAGGTGTACTGACTGCCGGCATCGGTGTGGTGCACCAGCCCGGACAGGTCGGTGATCCCGTCCTTGCGGCGGATCCAGATCGCCATCTCCAGGGTGTCCAGCACCAGGTCGGTGGTCATCGAGGTGGCCGCCCGCCAGCCGAGGATCCGGCGGGAGAACACATCGAAGACGAACGCCACATAGACCATTCCTTCCCAGGTCGGGACGTAGGTGAAGTCGGCACACCACAGCTGGTTGGGCCGACTGGCCACGAAGGCCCGGTCGACCAGGTCGGTCGGCCGCTCGGCCTTCTGGTCTGGGACCGTGGTCCGCGGCGCCTTGGCCCGGGTGATGCCGCTGATGCCGAGCTGGCGGAACAGCCGCTCCACCGTGCAGCGGGCGACATCGTGACCCTTGCCGCGTAGCCGCAGCCACATCTTGCGGGCACCGAGCAGCCGGGCGAACTTGCCGTTCCGCTCGGCCTGGATCAAGTTGATCAACTCCTGATCTCGTAGGTTTCTCTTACTGGGTTGACGATTGCGAGCGTCGTAATAGGTGGACGGGGCGATCGGGCAGCCGTGCTCGGTCAGCACGGCACAGATCGGCTCGACCCCGAACCGGTCCCTGTACTCGGCGATGAAATCGACTAGGACCGGTGTGGGCGGTCGAGCTCCGCCGCGAAGAAAGCCGACGCGGCCTTCAAGATCTCATTCGCCCGGCGCAGCTCGGCGTTCTCCTTCTTCAACGCCTTGAGCTGGGCCGACTCCTCGCTAGTCACCCCGGGCCGCTGACCGGCATCGATCTCGGCCCGACGGACCCACTTGCGCAGGGTCTCGGCCGAACCAATACCAAGCTTGGCCGCGATCGACTTGATCGCCTCAAACTCTGACGGGTAGTCGCCCTTGGTATCAGCGACCATCCGAACCGCGCGCTCCCGCAGCTCCTTGGGGTATGACGAGGGACGTGACATAAGGCTTCATCCTTCCAACGAATGAAGTCTCCAGACATCCCGGGGCGGGTCACATTGCTCGACGTCGGTGAGGAGGGCTCGGGCGATTCTGTCGGCGTCGGCTGAATACTGACCCCGTGTCGTCGCCCGAAAACTGATCACCTTCGTTTGATTCTCGGCTCAACTCGAGCCGGGAGGAGAAGGGAGTTGTTGTCAGTGGAGGACTGGGCTGAGATCCGCAGGCTGTATCGAGCCGAGGGGTTGCCGATCAAGCTGATCGCTAGGACGTTGGGTGTCTCGCGGAACACGGTGCGTGCTGCGATCGCCTCCGAGGCGCCGCCGAAGTACCGGCGTCGGCCGGCGGGGTCGGCGGTGGATGAGTTTGAGGACGCGATCCGGGAACAGTTGAAGGTGGTGCCGACGATGCCGGCCACGGTGATCGCCGAACGGGTTGGTTGGACGCGTGGGATCACGGTGTTCAAGGAGAGGGTGCGGGAGTTGCGGCCGGCGTATCTGCCGCCGGATCCGGCGTCGCGGACGAGCTATCAGGCCGGGGATATCGCGCAGTGTGATTTCTGGTTCCCGCCGATCAATCTGCCGGTGGGGTTCGGCCAGGTCCGGCGGCCGACGCAGTTGCCGGTGTTGACGATGGTGACCGGCTATTCCCGTTGGCTGTCGGCGGTGCTGGTCCCGACCCGCGCCGCGGAGGACCTGTTCGCCGGCTGGTGGCAACTTATCGAAGCGTTGGGCGCGGTGCCGCGGACGTTGGTTTGGGATGGTGAGGGAGCGGTCGGCCGGCACCGCTATGGCCGATCGGAGTTGACCGCCGACTGTCAGGCGTTCCGCGGTGTCCTGGGCACCAAGGTGGTGATCTTGAAGAAGGCCGAGCCGGAACACAAGGGCGTCATCGAACGCGCCCACGACTACCTGGAACGATCGTTCCTGCCAGGGCGGGAGTTCGCCGGTCCGGCCGATTTCAACGCTCAGCTGCAGGCCTGGCTGCAAACGGTGAACGCCCGTCCGCGGCGGGCGTTGGGTTGCGCGCCAACCGACCGGATCGGCGCGGACCGGCAGGCGATGCTGGCCTTGCCGCCCGTCCCGCCGGCGACCGGCTGGCGGGCATCAACCCGACTGCCGCGTGATCACTATGTTCGGCTGGATTCCAATGACTACTCCGTCCACCCGGCCGTGGTCGGGCGGCGGATCGAGGTCATCGCCGACCTCGAACGCGTCCGGGTTCTGTGTGAGGGAAGGATTGTTGCCGACCACGAACGTGTGTGGGGCTGGCATCAAACCATCACCGATCAAGATCACCTCGACGCGGCGAACCGGCTCCGACGCGACCGTGACCGCCTCCTGCGACCCGTCCACGACCCCGCCCACGATGGAGGACAGGTCGCGGTCGAGCAGCGTCGGTTGACCGACTACGACACCGCCTTGGGAGTCGACCTAGACGCCAACCCGGGCACCGGGCTGGTTGACGGAGGGAAGGCATCATGACCAGCCGCAACACTAAACCCGGCTCGGCCGAAAACAAGATCAGCTCTTCCGCGTCGACACGCCGGGACCTGGCCAGCGAGGTCGGCTTCTTGACCCGAGCATTGAAGGCACCCACCCTGCGCGAGGCAGTCCCCAGGCTGGCCGAACGGGCCAGGGCCGAATCCTGGACCCACGAAGAGTTCCTGGTCGCCTGCCTCCAACGCGAAGTCGCAGCCCGCGAAGCCCACGGCGGTGAAGGACGGATCCGGGCCGCCCGGTTCCCGGCCCGCAAAAGCCTGGAGGAGTTCGACTTCGACTACGCCCGCGGCCTGAAACGCGACCTCATTGCCCACCTCGGCACCCTGGACTTCATCACCGCACGCGAGAACGTGGTCTTCCTCGGACCACCCGGCACCGGCAAAACCCACCTCGGGATCGGCCTGGGCATCCGCGCCTGCCAAGCCGGCCACCGCGTCCTGTTCGCCACCGCCAGCCAATGGGTCGACCGACTCGCCGAAGCCCACCAAGCGGGACGTCTCCAACAAGAGCTCGCACGGCTGGGCCGCTACCCGCTACTGATCATCGACGAAGTCGGCTACATACCCTTCGAACCCGAAGCCGCCAACCTGTTCTTCCAACTTGTCTCGAGCCGCTACGAACGCGCCAGCCTGATCGTCACCAGCAACAAACCCTTCGGCCGCTGGGGCGAGGTCTTCGGCGACGACACCGTCGCCGCCGCCATGATCGACCGGCTCGTCCACCACGCCGACGTCATCGCCCTCAAAGGCGACTCCTACCGACTCAAAGACCGCGACCTGGGCCGAGTCCCAGCCGCCACAACCGAAGAACCATGACCACCAAGGGGGTCAATTTTCGACCGACGAAAAGGGGTCAAAATTCGACCGGCGTTGACAGATTCCACGTCGCCGGGCGGCTTGGGTGACGATGACATCGGCGATGTACAGCGTTGGTTCGTCTAGCGCCTCAATGCCATTGGGATTTGGAGGTTGGATCGTGGCGGTCAGGAATCCAGTCACGGTGGTGTCGAGTACGGCGACGCGGAAGTAGGTGTCCGGCTCGGGGGTCAGGGCTTGGAAATCGGATGCAAGCCCGTCTCGGGCGGGTGGCCGGCGAACGTGAGGGAATGTGTCGGCGTGCCAGGTCAATGACTCCAGGGCAAGGGTGACGATCGAGTCGAGGTCCTCGTCCTGGCGGTCCCGGATGATCATCTCGGTTCGATTGGTCGACGTCACCTGGCCAGTGTGTCGCACTGCTGGCACACGACTTGCAGGGTGCCCGGTGATCGATCCCGCCGGGCATCTGGAATCAGCTGACGGCCTTGCTGCGGTGGCGGTGCAGCGCTGGGAAGTAGACTTTCGCTATGGATTCGACCTTCGTGCTGGATCGCAAAGCCATCGCCGCGGTGTGTCGGGCGCATGGCGTTCAGCGGCTCCGGCTGTTCGGATCCGCTGCGAGCGACCGGTTCGATCCAAGCCGCAGTGACGTCGACGTGCTGGTCGAGTTCGCCGCGGGGACGCCGGATCCGTTTGATGCCTACTTCGGTCTGAAAGAGGACCTGGAGCGTCTCTTGGGCCGCGAGGTCGACCTCGTCATGGCCAATGCCGTGCGGAACCCACACTTTGCTGCTTCAGCTCTGGCTGAGGCGGAGGAACTCTATGCAGCCTGAGTCCGCGGCGTACTTGTGGGACGTACGCGCGGCTGGCAATCGGGTTGCTACTTTCACAGCTGAGTTGACGCAGGAGAGCTACGCCGCCGACGAGTTGCGGAAGTCGGCGGTCGAGCGCCAGTTGGAGATCGTCGGAGAGGCGCTGAACAAACTGCGCAAGGCTGATCCGGAAGCCGCGACCACGATCCCTGACATCTCACGCATCATCGGCCTGCGCAACATTCTCATCCACGGGTACGCGGTGGTTGATGACGCCGTGGTGTGGACGGCAGCCACCGAACGGCTGCCGGAACTTCTCAAGGTCGTGGACGGACTGCTTTCCGAGCTCGAGTGAGGAGGCAGGCGGTGCGCGGTCACGGATCCGTGATCGGGCACCCGAGGCGAGCGGGTTAAGCGCCCTGTGTTCACGCGGCAACGCCCGTTGGGAGGCGGTTCGCGGCGGTACTCCTCCTTGATCACGTGCGGTGTAATGGGATTCGTGCCGGAATCCGCTGCTGCTGACACCTTCGATGAGCTCGCCGACGATTACGACGCCGATGGCAGCCACGAACAACTTGCTCGCAAGCTTGTCGTGTTGGCCGCCACCGGTTTCAACGGCTGGCATCCAAGGGCTGTCCTGGACGTCGGTACCGGCACCGGAGCTGCCGCTCGGTCAGCGTTGGCGACCTTCCCGGCAGCCTGGGTGACCGCGGTCGACATCTCACCAGCCATGATCGATCGCGCCCGCGCTCTCACGGGCCAGGACACCGGTCGCAATCGGATCAGGTGGCTTTGTGCGCCGGCGATTCCGTTTCCAGCCCCGGACGGCTCGGCAGATCTGGTGCTGTGCGCATCGACGTTGCACTTCCTGGGCATCTCTGCCTTCGATGACTGGCAGCGGGTCCTCCGCCCCGGCGGTCTGGCAGCTTTCACACTGCCCTGGCGGAGTCGCTTCCGGCCGGGCCCTTCCTTCGCTGCACTGCTTCCGGCCCCGGACCAGCAGCTGCCATTGCCGGTTTCCGAACCGGATGCGGCAGCTCGCAGGTGGCCAGGTTTCGAGCTGTTGGCTACAGCAGCCGCGGACAAGGCCGCAGCCTTCTTGCTACGCCGCAAGTAGTTCCATCGCCAGGCCAGGCAGCAGAATGTCGATCGGACCGGCGGGACGCAAGTCCCCGTCTCAGCGAGAATGATCAGCTACCAACGCCCGTGGCCTCAAGCGGATCGTCGTCCGGAGCGGCTGGCTGGTCTTTCGGTACTGTTGAGGCATGAGTGAGGTCACAGGGGCGGCGCTGCGGCTTCGGGCTGATCTTCAGCGACACCGCGGCTTGATTGCTGAGGTGCTGGAACGGTACGGCGCCACGAACCCTCGCCTGTTCGGCTCGGTGGCTCGCGGCGACGCGCGAGAGGACAGCGATCTGGATCTGCTGGTCGACTTGGTGCCGGGAGCTGGTAATGAACTGCTTCGGGTGGCCGGGCTGGGGGAGGAACTGGGCGAGCTCCTCGGTGTTCGGGTCGATGTTGTTGCGGCAACGCTGTTGCGGGAGCAAGTCTCGGCCACTGCGGTAGAAGACGCGGTGGCTGTGTGAGTCGCACGGACGCGGAGCGGCTGGCGGATATCCGCGCTGCGATCTCGCGTTGTGTGGCCTACCGTGACCATCTTGATTCTGCGGAGCTGGGCTCGATGGCCGATGACGCCGTTCTGCCAAATCTCGCCGTTGTCGGTGAGGCGGTGAAGTCCTTGCCGGAGGAGTTCAAGCTCGAGCATGCGGGCACACCGTGGGCCTCGATCGCTGGTCTGCGCAACGTGGTCGTCCACGAGTACTTTCGGGTCGATCCGGAGATGATCCGCGACATCGTCGACCACCAGTTGGCGCCGCTCTTGGACGACATCGGCTGAGGTGGGCCGCCCCAATGATGTCCGGTCGCGGTACCGCCGGGGCAAAGACTTGTTGTCGAGATTGTCGGGCGAGATTGTCGGGCGAGATTGTCGGGCGAGATTGTCGGGCGAGATTGTCGGGCGAGCCAGTGGTTCGCCGCTCGGGCTTCGATGGGATGGGCAACATCGTGTTGCTCCCCGGCGGCATTCGCCCTCGGGTTGCTCAGGAGGGCTGAGGGATGGCGGGATTGCTGGTCGGCTACGCGCGGGTGTCGACCGAGGAACAGGACCTGACGGTCCAGCGAGAGGCGCTGGAACATTTGGGCGTCGGCCCGGACCGGATCTATGTCGATCACGGGT
This window harbors:
- a CDS encoding DinB family protein, with the protein product MAIVGYPNKDVAELFEQTGQRLVDRMAGLTDDEWIWRPISDDEKVTVRWRLDHIAEAVGGRRNWEWVGAPASDAPKLSPAESARTAVKTAQSVMDEFVALIRRPDLDLDQPIGPIAGPYGDVPRRGLVLHTLDELIHHAAETALIRDLYAAR
- a CDS encoding IS3 family transposase (programmed frameshift), producing MSRPSSYPKELRERAVRMVADTKGDYPSEFEAIKSIAAKLGIGSAETLRKWVRRAEIDAGQRPGVTSEESAQLKALKKENAELRRANEILKAASGFLRGGARPPTPVLVDFIAEYRDRFGVEPICAVLTEHGCPIAPSTYYDARNRQPSKRNLRDQELINLIQAERNGKFARLLGARKMWLRLRGKGHDVARCTVERLFRQLGISGITRAKAPRTTVPDQKAERPTDLVDRAFVASRPNQLWCADFTYVPTWEGMVYVAFVFDVFSRRILGWRAATSMTTDLVLDTLEMAIWIRRKDGITDLSGLVHHTDAGSQYTSIAFTQRLVDAGVDASVGTVGDAYDNALAESQIGLYKSELIWPGGPWRGRDHVEIQTLDWVHWFNTERTHESIDDFTPVQAEQFHYTHQARLSQTG
- the istA gene encoding IS21 family transposase, which gives rise to MLSVEDWAEIRRLYRAEGLPIKLIARTLGVSRNTVRAAIASEAPPKYRRRPAGSAVDEFEDAIREQLKVVPTMPATVIAERVGWTRGITVFKERVRELRPAYLPPDPASRTSYQAGDIAQCDFWFPPINLPVGFGQVRRPTQLPVLTMVTGYSRWLSAVLVPTRAAEDLFAGWWQLIEALGAVPRTLVWDGEGAVGRHRYGRSELTADCQAFRGVLGTKVVILKKAEPEHKGVIERAHDYLERSFLPGREFAGPADFNAQLQAWLQTVNARPRRALGCAPTDRIGADRQAMLALPPVPPATGWRASTRLPRDHYVRLDSNDYSVHPAVVGRRIEVIADLERVRVLCEGRIVADHERVWGWHQTITDQDHLDAANRLRRDRDRLLRPVHDPAHDGGQVAVEQRRLTDYDTALGVDLDANPGTGLVDGGKAS
- the istB gene encoding IS21-like element helper ATPase IstB, coding for MTSRNTKPGSAENKISSSASTRRDLASEVGFLTRALKAPTLREAVPRLAERARAESWTHEEFLVACLQREVAAREAHGGEGRIRAARFPARKSLEEFDFDYARGLKRDLIAHLGTLDFITARENVVFLGPPGTGKTHLGIGLGIRACQAGHRVLFATASQWVDRLAEAHQAGRLQQELARLGRYPLLIIDEVGYIPFEPEAANLFFQLVSSRYERASLIVTSNKPFGRWGEVFGDDTVAAAMIDRLVHHADVIALKGDSYRLKDRDLGRVPAATTEEP
- a CDS encoding GNAT family N-acetyltransferase produces the protein MTSTNRTEMIIRDRQDEDLDSIVTLALESLTWHADTFPHVRRPPARDGLASDFQALTPEPDTYFRVAVLDTTVTGFLTATIQPPNPNGIEALDEPTLYIADVIVTQAARRRGICQRRSNFDPFSSVEN
- a CDS encoding nucleotidyltransferase family protein — encoded protein: MDSTFVLDRKAIAAVCRAHGVQRLRLFGSAASDRFDPSRSDVDVLVEFAAGTPDPFDAYFGLKEDLERLLGREVDLVMANAVRNPHFAASALAEAEELYAA
- a CDS encoding DUF86 domain-containing protein — protein: MQPESAAYLWDVRAAGNRVATFTAELTQESYAADELRKSAVERQLEIVGEALNKLRKADPEAATTIPDISRIIGLRNILIHGYAVVDDAVVWTAATERLPELLKVVDGLLSELE
- a CDS encoding class I SAM-dependent methyltransferase → MPESAAADTFDELADDYDADGSHEQLARKLVVLAATGFNGWHPRAVLDVGTGTGAAARSALATFPAAWVTAVDISPAMIDRARALTGQDTGRNRIRWLCAPAIPFPAPDGSADLVLCASTLHFLGISAFDDWQRVLRPGGLAAFTLPWRSRFRPGPSFAALLPAPDQQLPLPVSEPDAAARRWPGFELLATAAADKAAAFLLRRK
- a CDS encoding nucleotidyltransferase domain-containing protein, which gives rise to MSEVTGAALRLRADLQRHRGLIAEVLERYGATNPRLFGSVARGDAREDSDLDLLVDLVPGAGNELLRVAGLGEELGELLGVRVDVVAATLLREQVSATAVEDAVAV
- a CDS encoding DUF86 domain-containing protein codes for the protein MSRTDAERLADIRAAISRCVAYRDHLDSAELGSMADDAVLPNLAVVGEAVKSLPEEFKLEHAGTPWASIAGLRNVVVHEYFRVDPEMIRDIVDHQLAPLLDDIG